GGTCAATGGTTCAAAAATCAACTGTggctccctgcgattggctggcaaccagttcagggtgtgcccccgcctcctgcccgttgacagctgggataggctccagcactccccgtgaccctcgtgaggataagcggtgaagaaaatggatggttggtcaCAAGAGCGGCCGCTGGGTGCTGTAGGACATCGcggccgccgccaccgcccgGCCGGCTCTATCGCCGCTGAGTTCCGGACCTCGTTTTTAATTGCCCACAGTTGCCACAGGATGGCGATAAATCACTATtattgtctaaatgaagctccttaacttacttcaacatagttcattgggttaaaaaaaaaatgacagctggTACTTTGGAAACAAAGCAGAAGAAGGTTGATTCTACTATCTGGCATTTAGTTGTGCGTTTATAGGCGCGCCTTTCGAGAATTGAAAtataattctgacgtgaaatgATGATTTACAGTAGCAGTTCAGGCAAGTACAACACGGGGCCCCGTGTGAAAACTCAACAAGCCAAGCGGCGAGTGCTTTGTTGCCTCCATAAAAGCGCGAAAAGATGAGCGCGGTCGTGTGGGAACGGAAGACCGGACGCTTCACATAAGCGAAAGTGACCTTGAGCGCTTTTGTCCGGGTTGGGCCGCCGCGATTGTAAACGGGACAattcgctattttttttttttttttttttttattttactgaagGATGAAAGATTTTATGGGATGGAATAACATACAGCATTTCAACACATTTATAAAGGCCCGTTGACCTacaactttttatttaattttttttgctgacgCTTGTCtataaaaactgttttaaatatatataaaaagcgAATGGAGTGGACTGTTATCaatgcttctgtttttttttttttttttatattgcttttCCATGGTCTGCTTTGCACTTGGATGTTCTTactgctatttttaaaaaaaaaatttgaattaaattgaGAAGTGTTCAGGTTCAGAGAGAACCCAATGGTTCAAATGCAGGTTTATGGTATCAAATTCGGGTTTTAAGAAAAGGGTTAAAATTTCAAAGCTGAGTTTTGTGACAGGGGACCGGTTTTCGAGTACGGTTAAAAGCCGTggttggggtttcaaatgaGGGTTTTGTGTCTATCTTAAACTAGATTTAACGTTTCAAATGATGGTTTGAAACCTGGGCCAGGGTTTCAAAATATGGAATCAAGCCCGGAATAAAGTTTCCGAGTAGAAGCTTCAAGTTTTACATTAAACGAGAGAttttccgtaatttccggcaacttttttcacatgctttcaagcctgcggtttatgcggtgatgcggctaatttgtgcatttttttttctaacggccgcaaggggggactcgAGCAGAAAGGGTAAGAATGagattggtggaatatatgtgccgaggaagtgactttttccaGCCCTGTTTGCagtgcgctagcattagtgctgtgctggcgtgtctctgtgatatttaccagtaagttttgttttaaccggaccctgttagcgttagtgctagcacggcgctaccTAGCACTAACGTTAAcggcgccgcgctagcatgaaattttttgtgtgtaccatctttctttgtaaatatctcgtgtttcaacgtgggcacttgcagcttgtACACAATTGCGGCGTAcgaatgtaccaaatggtatttcctttacaaatgtactcagtgaggcttgtaaccaggtgcgctctgtcggccgcgAATTCCGCTAGTTGGCTTTCTTCTCGCAGTTGTAACTTTGTCGAAAGCACTCTCGGGTATCTTATCTCGGGTTTGAAACGTCTTAGCAATGAGCAGCTTTTTAATCTCCGATATGTTCGGGCCTTGCATTTCCGTCGCCGCTGAGAATTGTGCAAACATCTTCCGGGAGGCAGACGGGATGAGAGCCACGCTCACCTGAAGCGGTGAAATCGTGCAGGTGGGGACTCACCAAATGGGATTCATCCCGGCTAGGGAGCAAGTTTTGTTGTCCgctttcaaatcattttaatcaaaatacacatttgcttTTTGGTCAAAAAGTTACGTTCTTTCCACTGTTTGGAGCTTGGGAGACACGCACGTTTCGATCCAGtcgtttttattttggaaaacaacTTTACTTCCTGTCGGATCTTTCCCAACATGGAAGTTCATTGAAAGAATTCTGTTCGCATTTCTTGATCGGATCTACGTGATTTTATATTGACCCGCTCGTGATGCTAAAGAGATCCATTTCATATCATAAGACGGCAGCTCCTCCGGCGGGTCCAAAGTTGCTTTTTCCAGACGGTCGCTCGGTGATGTCGCCCTGGCGGCCTCCGTGTTGCCaaatgttgttttcttcttcctttccaaTGCCAACTAATCAGTCGGAGACGCAGGAGGATGGCTTGAAGCTAACCCACCTGCTGATAAATAAAAACCATAAATTCACTCCCGGTCGGAGGAAGGCTTAGCGAACGCCAATGCGAGTCTGTCCGATTGTTGCGCGCAACTGCGTTCACCTGTTATTGCTCATTATAATGCACTGTTATTGTTTGTGTTTACAACATTGTAACGCGCGCATTAAGGCCACACGTGCGTGAACGCGTCCAGTGCGGCCGCCTAATGAGTAACTAGGAAAACACTGCCGTGATTGTTTGGGCCGAGGCGGCCGCGCTAGCTCGTTTTGCAAAGTAGATAAGTCCGTCGCACCTTTTGCAGGAAGTGTTTGAAGTTTATTCGTTCATTCGTCTTTGATAAGAACACAGTAGGAGCTCGCGGCGTGCGCCGCTGGATTACATTCGATTGGCCGTCGGTGCCCGAATACCCCCAAAATGGCGGAAGAACCgtgacaaacaacaacaacggtgCGAGCATAAAATCAAGCACGTTTATACCAGGATGCCGAACATTAATCTTCCCAGTAAACATGGAATTCGATTCCTTCCCAGTTTCACAGCGTCTAATATTTTAAAAGAGGCACTTTatggaaaatgatttttaatggcttttatactaccgtaatttccaacctacaagccgtgacttttttcacacgctttcaaccctgcggtttatgcgctgatgcggtcaatttgggcatttttttttctaacagccgcaaaggggcactcgagaaGGTCAAAGGTatgaatgagaccggtggaatatatgcgccgaggaagtgacttttaccggccctgttagcgctccgccagcgtgttgctgccgtgttactggcgtgtctcagtgatatttaccagtaggttttattttgactggcccttttagcgctagtgcagcgctagctttagcaaagcgtcagcgctagcgttaatgcAGCGTtaactagcgttaaactctttctatgtaccgtcttgtaaatatctctcgtttcaatgtgggcactcgcggcttttacacagctgcggcatacgcacgtaccaaatggtatttcctttacaaatgtactctgtgaggattgtaaccaggtgcgctgcgTAGGACGGGAATTAGGGTAATAATTGCATCTGTGGAGTACCACCCCAAACACCCGATTGAATGTTTTGTGCGCCGGCTAGTTCCAAAAATGTGTCTGTGGGCAGAACCATTGTGACCGTACGTCTCCTTGAAGCGCTCTTTAATATTCTTGGGGTGCATATTTGGAAAAGATGAGTTTGAACATGAACGTTAGCCTCGGCGTTTGGTCGCCACGGCAACATCACAGACGCTTCTCCGGCCGTTGTCGTGAACACCGTTGAGCAAATGAAAGTGTCGAGCCGCGGTCCCTCTGAGTTTATGATCATGCGACCGAATGTCTGAAtttcaccgtgcctgcgtgcagAATAAACACTTCTGATTTATtaacttccccccccccccccacaaaaaaaaaagaaaaataaaaaaaaaaaaacaggatctTAATTGACTTTTTATTGCTCGGTGATAAAACCTCGCTGGGCCGATCCTCGTCTCGTTAAAAGTCTCAGCGTGAAGCTCGAGTGTCTACGTAATGATAGACTTTAAAATGCAATTCATAATTCAGCATTTACACTTTTTCCGCTTTTCTTAAGTTCAAACCGTTACCATTTATATGTCATATAGTACGAGTACGGTAACTTAAGAGTATTTTTGAGGGGGGAGCGGGGCTGAGAAAGTTTGCCATTTGAGAGTGTTGAATAATCTTTCTATGGTTATTATGTAACGCGTTTGAATTTGTCAACTTTATTGCTGGAGTcgtgactgtaaaaaaaacgGGTCAGCTTCACCACTGTCGAAAGTCTCAGATAAGAACAAGTTGGTGCCTCTTGACATACTTCCTGTGGTGTGTGATTatcactcatttaaaaaaaagcaacaacaaaaaaaagatgacacgctgtggcgacccctaattgggacaagccgaaaggaaaagaagaagaattgcgATTATAATGGGCTTCAATTAACTGCAGTTTTTCGCTATTCGCAGTACAGGTGTCCGCGGTACACAAAGGTATGAAAACGTCTTTAGAGCGTGACATCGCCAACTAGTGGCTTGGCACGCGTATTACAGACTTTTTCAACTTGGGTCATGTTTAATGTTGTCGCGTTTCCCTGAAACGTTTCCCAAATATCAAGCAAAacgacaaaaaattaaaagaagccTGGCATGTCTTgattttggatttgtttttgtttctggaCTGTGTACTTGCATGTTCATTTCAGATGACCGTTTTTGTACTGACATGTACTTTGAACAACACAAATTGCACGTATGCTCACTAACGTCGCCGTTTTCAACACACAGCGACGATAAGGCCGACGAAGACAATAATACGTAGTTAGACTAATAATAATTCATGGACCTAAACAGCCAGTAGATGCAATGTTTTTGAAGTATTTGGCGGAGGGAATAAGTACTGTACTTGGGTTAGCATCAGCTAAAGAGCTAAACATTGACAGTAATGACGCTTCTTTTCGCAAATCGGAATCCGGTTCCGGCGATCCGAAAAGAGGGAAAACGTAGCGCCGGCGTCACTTGACGGCGTCGCAAACACTCGAATGTCCTCCTCGGCTTCTCAGGACCGTCCTGCAGTGCTCATTCGGCGGTTGAAATATTTGCGTCTTGTATCAGCGGGCTGATTGCGGTTATTATCCTTTGCGACTTGAGCTATTGTTGTGACGTTATCAGTGTTGAGGTCCGGGCCGAGACGTGTATTCATACACGCGTCATCTTCCTATCTGCAGCGTAGCGGGAAGTCATCAAGACTCCGAGGTCGTgacggccattttttttttttttttttattgttgctgtTACTCATCTCCAACTGATTTGTGGTTTATTTTCGTTTCTTGCATCAAATCCaaattgtcatctttttttccctgttgaAATAAACGAGATTCTCCCATTTCTCAACAAATTCATTCAATTAAAGAGAAAGTTTGAAGCACCCTCTTTTTGTTGGCAGGAACGATAAACGAAAGTTCGATCGGCACGAGCAATCTCGCGACAATGTACAGTAAAAGTACGAGTAGCTACGTGGAGAACaccaatattaaaaatgaattgaaacgcctttaaaaatccactggATCTGTTTCCAAAACCCAAAAGTAATACACCAAATAAAGCGAAGCGGCCATccacattgtcaaaaaaaatgttattttttgtccaggtactctggttagTTTTTGGGAATCCTCACTGtacttactgtattattttattttatttttggcggGGAATCACAAAATCAGAGCAAGATCGTCAAGGGAGAAGCAGATGAAATGTTGAATTGCGACAAAATCAATGGCTGCCCGTCGTCCAGTTGGGAAAACGAGTTGCCGAACTCCGCACACCCCGCGACGGTTTCGGGTTCACGGAAGCCTCTGTATCAGGGGTCGGAAACCTgcggctcgcgagccatacctggctctttcgacggttgcgtatggctcgcagagccctcgtAATGACGTACGGTCGTGCAGGCAaggcaaatgacgcagagacagtttgtcctagcgGGGTTGCCGTAATTTGGTGTTGGCAGTAGACGTGCGCAAGCGCAGAAGGGTGGAACGCCGATCCGGTCGGAACAAGTAATTATGGAAACACTGTTGACAAAGGTTATTCCAAGAAAAAATGCGAGTAAcgccaaagttttcaacaagcatggacagcctttgtggaaagGGAGCTGCTGTGTGttgaaattcacagatggggaataTGCCAAAGCCTTCGTACTGCCAAACAACTTCGCGTAAGGACAAGATCATCAAACGGATAAAAGACGCGACTtcgtcggcaagaactgttcgcCGTCGTAACGTCATgacggcaaatcaaattgaattacgttcacggtGAACGGCTTGAAAGTCTCAACGGCCGCGTGAAGCCTCATCTGACGACCTATGAAagcgactccgaagccatcagCAGAACCGGGCagcacctgaagtcgcattcatggtaagaaatacttttgtcataATGGCTTGGCAACATCGTATTATttcaaagaattcagagacttctTGTAAGTGTTGGTTCAACATGTATGCGCAAACTCAGctgcatttagtttttttaaatatggcacGGCTCTTTTGAAGTGGCATGATCACATATTTGGCGTTTTATGGCTCTCTCTGTGGAACAGGTCCCCGTACCCCTGCCCCGTATTGTCCGTGGGTGTCAATTGGGTGTCGGTCCTGCCTTTGAGCGGGAATCGCTCCGAGGCGGAGCCCGAGTTCTCCGAGGACCCGCTGACAGCGACGGATAAAACTTTGCCTGACTCAGTGACGCCAGTCGAGGGAGGGAAACATCTGAACCGGGTTCACACGTAACCGGCTGCAATAAACTACATCCTGTGTGGCGTGACACACGTTTTTGACGCACCGTTATTGACACGGGAGGCGTTCCGAGCCGGCGTCGGGCGCTGGAAGTTCATCAGACCCGGCGGGATTTATTACAgatccccgttgacagctcgtaAAAACCAAAGCGCTACTCATTAACCCGTGAGAAAACTTTGCTCCCATTGGCCGCACCTCTGGTCACAAGACCCCTGGCAGGATGTTTAAAAAGGAGGCTCGGACCCGACAGAGCAAGCGGACACCGTCGAGATCACCACGGCAGCAATGAAGACCACACTCGCATGCGTCGCTCTCCTGGTCCTGGTCTTGGGCCGGTGCTCCGAGTCCGTGCAGGTCGAGGTAAGCCAGACCCCTCCGAGGTCGACGGACACCCCGATTCGGTAGCCGACGTCTCCAAGTtcttctggtgtgtgtgtgtgtgtgtgtggtgtgtgtgtgtgtgtgtgtgtgtccccccaaAAGGAGAACGGCCTGTCCTTCTCCCTGGAGGCCGTCAGGAGGCTCCAGGAGATGTTCGAGAGCGCCAGGACGCCGCCGCAGAGCCCGAGACCGCGGGCCGGCTCGCCGTCCATGTGCGAGGAGCCGATGCTGCCCCAGGAGCTGCTGCCCCTGTGCAAGAAGAAGGGGGCGTCGGCTTCGCTCGCCAGACTGGGTGAGCGAGCGCCGCCGTCGCGAAAAAAGTGAAACTAGAGTTATCCATCCGGTCTCCAAGCCGCTTCtactcacgagggttgcgggcgtGCCGGAAGCCATCCCGCCTATCTTCGGGCGAGGGGCGGgcgacgccctgaactggtcgccagccaatcgcatctAGTAAAAATCACTTTCTTATTATGTAAAGACTGAATTTTTCGGCGACACTTCAATTGTGCTTTTCACGAACAGTTTCGAGTCTTTAAGCTAACTTTTGAGGATAGAAATAGTGCCCCGCCCTGGActgtttgtcagccaatcacagggcacgcaAACAGATGAGAATTGATGCTCACGTTTACCCGATTTAGACTTTACTGCAGCTAACGTGCAGGATTTCGGAATGTGGACAACTTTGAAATCTCACACGCGAGCTGCGATTTGAGCTCAGGAAAACGCCACAGCACCTTTTCTTGTCAAAAATAGAATTACAATATATCACACTGTGCTAGATtcactttttggggggtggaatatggaaaaaaaagggcacATTTCCACTGTATGTTCATTTATTGAGTCGCGCACGTGGATGCTAACATTGATGCTAATGTCGATGCTAACCGTGCTAATCTTTTGTTGCAGCCATGGTGCCGCTCGACGTCTGCGAGGTTTGCGCCTTCGCCGCCTGCACCGGCTGCTAAAcacgcatttttatttttattttttgggaggggggggggggcttttttgtGTACTCCTTTacttttcttggggggggggggggcaattcttaatggaaaaaacaaaatggtagGAAACCCAAAATCAAGTTTCTAAATGCAACctgttactttaaaaaaaaaaaaaaaaaaaaaagcatttgccaccttttttttttgtcattggtttcatatttgaaattgtatttgTTACATTTCTGTCCGACAATGCTTTGTGTTCCTATTTAAACGTTCTCTTCTGTGTTATTGACGTTATTGTTTGGAATAAAATTGTTTGCATTGCAAGTCACGTCCACGCCCGTGTGTGTCTTTGAAACCTCAAAAGGTGACGAAACGTCAACAAACGCGTTTTGCCGCTCAGAGCGAATATTTGCACTCTCTTCAACGTGCACACTGGTCAaagtatcaaaatatttttaaaaatatatacatgcatGGAAGGAAATGGGATCTCTGCTTTTCTTACGCGGTAAAATTATTCAAATCATGTCATTATTTTACTTCTTCTTTTGCATGTTTATTTGATGTACCAAT
This portion of the Syngnathoides biaculeatus isolate LvHL_M chromosome 10, ASM1980259v1, whole genome shotgun sequence genome encodes:
- the LOC133507716 gene encoding guanylin-like, whose amino-acid sequence is MKTTLACVALLVLVLGRCSESVQVEENGLSFSLEAVRRLQEMFESARTPPQSPRPRAGSPSMCEEPMLPQELLPLCKKKGASASLARLAMVPLDVCEVCAFAACTGC